From the genome of Thermoanaerobaculia bacterium, one region includes:
- a CDS encoding response regulator transcription factor yields the protein MRILLVEDDPQIARIIRRGLTESSYAVDVVSTGEDALYHAGLADYDAIVLDVLIPPPDGFEVCRRLRADGAMVPILMLTARDALADRVGGLDAGADDYLVKPFQFDELLARLRALLRRGGLTHAPVLTVGALELDTRSHRVRLDGTPISLTTKEYSLLEYLARNAGRIVGRAEIADHVWDDEFDAFSNLIEVYVNRLRRNIEKVSDRKLIHTVRGAGYMLEDVRN from the coding sequence ATGCGCATCCTGCTCGTCGAAGACGACCCCCAGATCGCGCGCATCATCCGGCGCGGCCTGACCGAGAGCTCCTACGCCGTGGACGTGGTCTCGACCGGCGAAGACGCCCTGTACCACGCCGGGCTCGCCGACTACGACGCGATCGTCCTCGACGTGCTCATCCCGCCCCCGGACGGGTTCGAGGTCTGCCGGCGCCTGCGCGCCGACGGCGCGATGGTGCCGATCCTCATGCTGACCGCCCGCGACGCGCTGGCGGACCGCGTCGGCGGCCTGGACGCCGGCGCCGACGACTACCTGGTGAAACCGTTCCAGTTCGACGAGCTCCTCGCGCGGCTCCGCGCGCTCCTGCGCCGCGGAGGGCTGACGCACGCGCCCGTGCTCACCGTGGGGGCGCTGGAGCTCGACACGCGCTCCCACCGCGTCCGGCTCGATGGCACGCCGATTTCCCTGACGACGAAGGAATACTCGCTGCTCGAGTATCTCGCGCGCAACGCCGGGCGAATCGTCGGGCGCGCGGAGATCGCCGATCACGTCTGGGACGACGAGTTCGACGCGTTCTCGAACCTGATCGAGGTATACGTCAACCGGCTCCGCCGCAACATCGAGAAGGTCTCGGACCGCAAGCTCATCCACACGGTCCGCGGCGCGGGATACATGCTGGAGGACGTGCGGAACTGA